The Myripristis murdjan chromosome 4, fMyrMur1.1, whole genome shotgun sequence region ATCAGTTTGGCTACAGGAGTTTCCCTACATTATGACAAGAGGATAATACACTACAGCTTTTGTGCTCAAGTAGACATTACAACATTTGCAGgatttgtgtttctgtattttatgttatttattctaCTGTTACGCCCAAGAGTACACCACAGCAGTCACGACAGAtaggggagagaaaagacagtgTGAGGCAGCCTTGAGAGAATAGTGAAGCACATATAAAGAAAGAGTGATGTGGCATAGATATATACACTTAATTTATATGTGCTTCACTGTTCTCTAGACTGCCTCacactgtctttttctctctctttttttcccacatttgaCATGTAAGAATTTTGGCTCCTAAAACTTATTTGGCTTGCAAATATTTTGGGTCTTGgagatttcttttttgtgtagATTCCTGCTCATGGTCCTTGACTTTTTTAAGTAGGCGGGTGTGAACACCATTTAGTGAATTTGTCATCAGAGTCCAAACAACTATAAATGAAACAGTATTTTTTGTGAGTCACTGTCGCATTATATAATAACCTTGTGATGCCTGTATTACTAATGAAGcggttgttgtgttgtggtcaTTGTGCAGGAGCCCCTCGTGTGAGCAGCCACTTCCACCAGGAGTTTCCCAGCTTGCAGGCAGCCGGTGAGGGGGAGAAAGGAGACGGTCAGGAGGAGGAACCGTATGGACCCGGTCCCAGCCTCAGGCCTCAAAGTATGGCCACCTGCTGGCATTTTTCACTGTCTATTGATTGTTGTCTATTGCATGCTCTCACTGTAGTCTCCCCTTGCCGTTAGATCAGCTCAAGCAAATCAATGTATGATTTCCTCCTTTCTTGCTAGATGTTGGCAGTTGgcgagagggaggggggaggaatcTGAACGCTGCACCCAGCCCCCCTGAGATGGACAGCAGGGCACCGGAGGAGGGTAATACAGGCCTTGGTACCTCCTCACCCCCCGGAGAAGCTGATGAGCCGTCCCGAACACTAATCAGTGATGgccagagggagaagagagataACAGGGAGAGGCTGCCTCCTTCTGGCCCCTCTCAGCCTAAACTCAATGGGGGGCAGCAGTCTCCTGCTGGTGTGCCATCACACTTCCACGCTCCTTTCAGGAGCATGATGCCACCTTATGTAAGCCTCATCCTGACTTTCTAAACTGACCCCATATGAGCCTATCAAAACTATCTATGACTGTTTATTGTACTGGCCTGATGATGGTGTGCTTGTGTTTTAGATGTTCCACGCCTATCCTCGAATGTCCTTTGGCCCTGGACAAGGAAACTTCAGATATCCTGTGGCACAAGATGGAGCCAAGTGAGTTCACATGCAAAAGGCCAAACCACAGCATTAAGGAtgcacttaaaaataaaattcttggCAAAATTGCAgaactttcatttatttttataagttattttaaaatgtatcattgcacaaaagtacaaaaaaacttttattttggattCTTGCATTTCAGTGAAACAAGCTGTTAATACATCTATTCAGCATTCAGATTAAGTTCTTTAGAGGATATTATTCCAAAAGGCACAATAACTGAATACCtaaaagtaaatgaaaagcGAAATATTGTAACTTTGAAACATCACAAAACTGAACtggctgaaaacaaaatgtttataatgtaaattttggGATCAGAGTGCATGGGTAAACCCAAATGCTCCATCACAGAAAGCAGTTTTCATCTTCCAAGGCGATCAATTCCAGgaatcattgtttttttcctcccagtaATGCTGTTTGCTTTGGCTCTGTCCCAGCaaaatttcttttcattctcaGACTATTGACACAGATGGAGTCTCTGTGTTGTGAGTGTGATATTTAGGTTTCTAAGCACTGAAGCTGTGGGAGCCCTCTTTCTtgtattaataatattattattattattatgattattttttaatgattatttttgttcatctttctttcttacttctCTGCTAAAAGTATTTGGTTCTCCAAAATTGTAACAGCTACAGCCACCAAAATCACATCATAGGTTCCAAATCTCACCCTATTCACAGGGAACAAAAATGATATCAATTGGCCAGATGATGGCGCTATATTTAACAAGTCGAAAAATGCCGAAACAATGCATTGGAGATTGGGAAAAATCATCATTTGTCATTAATCTCTGGCCTCTCATATCAAAGAGTTGTCAAAGGATTTtcaaggattttatttttaggattttttgtttggccACAGTGTTTATCtaaaatttgcacaaaacacTCACTTTCAGTACAACAGCCATAATTCATCAACTGTTTGTCGAATCATGTCGTTCAAATCATGATGTTTCCTGAGTGTATGTGCCAAAGCCGCTTATATTCCAACCATAGTTGACGCTATAACAGTAAAAAGTTTACATCTCAGaatctgtgtgtatttgaataattttttccagtgtgttaTAGGGTCATCTCCAAGACATTGAATAACACTTGGACATGATTAGCAATAAGGGCCGTGgttataaacataaacattcaTTGTCACTCAAATTGCAGTCCAAACttcaaaaaaatcatcagtattACACATTAGGTCCTAGAGAGCTAATATATTATCAGCACATCCATATATGTATGATAAAAGTTTGCTACACTGCAACCTGTGGTCAGTTCAGTAGTCCATCACTCTGTACCTCTCAGTGATATTGAACATTTTACTATAACTTgaactgtaaacacaacattttctgTATTGATTAATGTTTGATCAGACATCACCAAAGTATTTGACGATACACCTGAAATCAgcagaatgtttttttgttcacaATTTTATCACCAACATTTTGGCTGTTGTAAGTGTTTTCAGTTTAACAACATAAAAGTAGTTGTTAGGTGTGTTGAAAACCGTGTCTCCCCTGTGGTGCAGTCAGTAAGTCACTTTCTCCGGGGATACAAAAGTCCATGGTTTGATTCCCTAGGTGGCCAAGTCCTACTTGCCAACAATGTGGCAATTCATGTATATTGCATGTTTTCAACTGCTTCTGGAGGTCATGTTAAGTCAGAGATTGCCTGCTGTGCTTTGACCCCATGATTTGCCGTTtgctatatctatatgtatttttttaatcttatttaacATTGTTGTAGTAGTGTCTGCGTGCTGATTGTGGTGTGATTTGTCTAGGTGGTAAATTAAGTATGTAGTGTCGACACTCTTTGATAATGTGCCTCCATGATATTTCAGCAGGCCAAATTTACAAACTGTACGTCTTCTGTCTGTATCAGAAACCGTGAAATAGCTCCATACTGCTGACATTTTTGCATGGCAGACACACAGTGTCAGAGAGGCACAGTGCATTGCGTGACATGAATAGGAAGCACCATCAGCTGGAGCAGAGCAACATAAACACCAAAACACTGCTTTCTGTGCAATGGGGCCCTGTCAGAATTTAATAAATGGATAATTGATTCTTCCTCataattttcattattttcatcttATCAGCAGATCACCAACAGATGAACAAAATTTTAGTGCATCCCTTCCATGTTTTATCACAAAAAATGAGCTGAATAATGAACCTAGGACATCTTCCTAAGAAATGCATTGAAGCATACCGTTGATACCAATATAAAAGATCCATTAAATGCCTTCAGCCCAGTGCACAAATTTAGTAAATTTAGCTTTGTTGTGGGACCCATAATAATGCACACATCAGAGCACCTTATATAGACTGAATTGGACATGTGAAATAGAGCAGTTTGTAAATGCACTCGACCCACTAAAAATGGTTGTAGAGACCAACCAGTTAGAATTAATGACTCATTTTAGTCCCATGTTAACCCtttatcttctttttctctgtgttcaggGGCCCTCGGTCAGGACGGCCTCAGCAGGGGCCCCCTCAGTCCTGGCTCCAGGACCCAGACAGGCCTTCCATCATTAGCGCCACAGAACTCAAGGAGCTGGACAACTTGGACACCGATGCTGATGAGGGCTGGGCTGGTCAGTAGCTCAGGGTTGACTATGGATGGCATTGCTGAATTTGTCAATTATTCAAGTTGATACTTACATAAATGATCAGCCTAGAGGTGTATGCTTAGAAAATGGAAAAGGCCACTCTCATCCTCAAACTCTATCCCTTCTTCTCTCCAGGAGCTCAGATGGAGGTGGACTACACTGAGAAACTAAACTTCAGCGATGATGAGGAGAACCAAGCTGCTAAAGAAAAAGGGGACAACTGGTGAGTCATTAAAATCTCTCCACTGCTTATCATTATTGCATCcttttatttcttaaaatatcTTGAATTCACTGCTCAGTTTCCCCACCTCACAAATGAAGGCCCTGAGATGGATGCAGCAGACTTGTCTTAGTTATACTTAGAATCAGAATGGAGCTAACACAAGACAGTTGCATGATATAGGGTCACACTAGTTGTAGGAATGAATGTAATGAGACCTCCATATAATGCAGGCAAGACATGCTGTGTGACAGAAGACTGAACACCCTATAAATATATGTTCAGAGTCCAGGGATTGCTCCACAGCAGTGGCGTTGCCATAGCTTGTTGATATGTAAAATACAAATCCTTTGATACAAGGTGAAAGACAATTAATGACACATGCTAAATACAGCAAGGCTCATACGTATCTTGAATCCTAGTATTTGCATGGTGTTCTACTAGTGCATAACCATGTCCAGCTGGgttaaaattattaaataaaaactaaaacatagCCAAAATAGTTTATTATAATATGGATGCTGTTATTAAGTTGCATCTTAAgttaagcatttttttaaatcattttttatataaattgACCAACAGCTTAGGAAGGAAGCCAGAGTGCTCAGAGTTGGGCTTGGTGGTGCTCTTTTGTGTGAAATAGGCTTCTTTGTATTAAGACAAAAGAATGAACTTGTTAATACATGCAGTGAGAGGGATGAAGCTGCAGACCTCTGGGCCTACATCAACATTAGATTTTAATTGACACTGTTATTGTCACTCCCTCACGATAACCCCAGGAAAGAAGAATCCACTTCACACTTGATCAGACACTAAGCCCTAGGGATGTGACTTCAAAATGACTAATATGAGCTTGGCTGTTGAAACTGTGGAAGTCCTCACATTTCATCTTTTATACTGTAATTTGCAATATAATGAGgactgttttctttcctttgaatTTTCATAGATTAGGCTAAACTATTGAATACATACTGCATGGACAATTGCCAGTGCATTTTCAAATGGTTAGAGGCAGCTTTCAACCATTCATGGTTAGAATACCTGTTTTGTCAATCAAATGCATATCAAACCTTGAGTGCTGTACCTTGTTTTGTTCAGAAAAAGTGGGGCTTTCCAGTCAATATAATCTTACAAGCAAGTGGACACATATGAGAGCATGatggatgaaataaaaatatgtggGTTTTTCTGATTTGGTGGGTTTCAGTGCCATGAATGCTGTTAAAAGCAGTGTAGAGTATATGGGCAACACTCcaaacaatcaataaatcatcgTGGtacaatcagtgtgaaaagcagCTCGCAATAGCAAAAATCTGTGtgcttattttatttgctgGAAAAAAGCATCAAATCATTTGAATTAATATTGGCAAACCCCGTAAATTTGTGACTGTCCTGCCAACTCCTCATGTGACtgacacacacgtacatacaaacaaacagggagtGACAGTTTAGCTTTCGCTTTCATGATGTAGGCTACGCTCAGTTGGCACCTTACATCAATGGTGTGAGAAACAACTCACTATGACAACAAGCAAAAAACCGTCCAGACCCTCAGCGCGCCTGCACAGGTCCGTTATTTTCCAAAATCAACAAGACTGACTCAAAATCCAAAAagttccagaatttccctggttgggatcaataaattctatctatctatctatctatctatctatctatctaaaatggctgcttcacatgaacaacatTAGAGTAACTAAAAGATTTGCTgaaaatttatttttacaactGTGAAGAGTGTTGGTTTGGCATTTCCTGGTAGTACACAGACAGTGTCAACCTTGATGGGCTGCAACCTGgacatgtactgtgtgtgtgtcccattaaACATCCCTTGCAGGTTGTCCGTGAGTGAGTGACCACAatttgagagagagtgagagagagcttAGACACCAGCATAAACATTGACTTGACTAACTTTGTTTTTAGGGAATGGATGGGTAAAGTGGAGCGTATGAGGTCCCGAACATCAGACAGTCAGGAAGGCTGGAAGGAGGGTTCTGAGGATCGTGGAAGTACCAAAAGCTCATGGGCTGACAGTGTAGACCCCAGAGCACCATCTCCTGGCAGTATGGGGCAGTACAATAAATCAGGAGCTCCACAGGACTATCAGGTAAGGGTTCATCTGGTGTCCATTACAAAAGTTTCCTGTTACCTTTGTACTTAATGATGTACAGTGTTGCAGGTGGACTGTTCTTTAAGTCAAtagtttttgtaatttatccATCCTCCAGGCTGGTGGTCGTACAGTGGGTGGCGGCGCTGCGCGTGGGACCAAACCACTGGCCACAGCACCACCTGGTGCTGATGAAGACTCTGAGGCCTGGCGACAAAAGCGCAAGAAGCCCTCAGAGCTTTCTGAAGCTGTGGAACGAGCAAGgcggagaagagaggaagaagagaggcgGATGGAGGAACAACGCCTCGCTGCCTGTGCTGAAAAACTTAAACGTCTCAATGAGAAACACCGCCCGGCAACTGAGAGCAAACCTCCTGAGACCACCAATGAGGAGGCTGGAGCTGTGCATGAGGAAACACCCCCACTAtcagctcctgctcctgcttcaAGTCCTACAGCTTCAGTGCCAATTTCACAACCCCAGGCCCCTATCATGCAAGCTCCTCTaccagacagggagagagagagggtggagcGAGACAGGGAGCGGATAGAGAGAGAACGGGAGAGAGTTGAGCCCAGtgctgaggaggaggggcaCTTTGTGCCTCGCCAGCCCAGCCCACCTGTCCAGAGACCTGTGGCTGTAGCTCCAGAGCctcagagggagggagagggctcCTTGGGTGAAGTAGGCCCCCTGGTGGAGGAGAGCCAAGCTGACAGGACAACAATGCCTGTTCGAGACTATTTCAACATTGACGACAACAGAGGTGAGCCTGTCTGTGGAGTCCTTTTGAAAAGTTGCATGTTTTTATCAATAGTAGTTCGAACTGACTGCTGTCCTTCATTTTGTCATACCTCTCTGTCAGTGAAACATGCACTTTGCCTTGGGTAGGTtgtattggttttttttttctgtaattattatataaaacaattttttccaCAGTGGATGAGCCCCACCTCGCTCTGACTCGTATGGACCCCCCCAGTGGAGAGGAAGTCCCTGTAGGACCCCCAGAACTGGAAGGAGAGGCAGGGGCCGCCATGCGTCCCGCTCTCACCTCGGGCTATTCCAAACAGTTCCAGAAATCTCTGCCTCCTCGCTTCCTCAGACAACAGGTGTGCTGATGGCCTGGTGGGCTGTGGTTGTATCCACGCTGGGGATTTTTTGTGGATTCCCAAGTGTCCCAGCAAAGTGGAtagtttattttacttttatttcatctagataaagtaaataatacaGAACGAACAGAATTTATAAGGATGACTATTCTGATAAGGTTAAGTCTCCTAGCTGTTAATCTCCCcgttgaaaagaaaatgacagacagCAAGATCTTCATAGATATGGGTCCTTGAGATAAAACAGACCTTTGTAACTGTAGAACCAGTAATATGTGGATGAGTGCATTGTGCTGTGTTCAAAACAAGCAGAAGCAGAGAGACAACCAACAGTTTGAGCATCTTTACACCCTTAAAACAAATTTCCTCATTGAGGGTTATGATTAGTGTTAGATAGGCTAACTTTTATCTGTCTAATCACTAATCATCTGCCAACCCTCTTCATCTTCCAGGAGCAGATGAAGCAGCAACagtggcaacaacaacaacagcaacagcagagtgGGGGTTCTGTGTCGCCCTCAGGTGGTGGTGGAGTCCCAGCTtcccaacagcagcaacaacaacaccgcTCCATGTATCAGCCCATGGGCCCCCATCATCAGCACCTGGCTTCCATGGGGTTTGACCCCCGCTGGCTCATGATGCAGTCATACATGGACCCCCGCATGATGTCAGGGCGACCACCCATGGATATGCCACCTAACATGCACCCTGGTAGGGTTACAAATAATGtatagaaaagaaaatgtttctaaTGGTTTTGTTGCATAATtatttgattctttttattctgctAATCCCAATTTGTCAGTGGTAATGACAGAAGTCCCAGGCATCCTGTTCATGATGACTCCATTCTGTTGTTTTCAGGGAGGATGCCTCCTAAGCAGATAGTTCGCAGAGAGCCAGGAGACAACTCTAGCTCCAGCTCTGACTCCTTTGACCACTTGACCCGGCCGATTCGCGACCATGGCCTGCCCTCGGAGTCACGCATGGTTTGGGGGTCTGACCCGTACACTCAGTCAGAACCCTTACCTTCTGTCACTCCTCCTAAAGGACGGGATGATAACAAGGAGCCTAGGTTAAGAAGCACTCTATATCAAAAGACTCATGAATTATGAATCTTTCTTGTGAATTTGTTCTCTGGATATGATTCTAATTCCTACTTTATCATCTACAGGCTAGACTCTGGTTTGGATCTAGACAGGGGTCTCCAGGCTGTGTATCCTCAAGACCACAGTGCGTTGGACTCTCGCAAAAGTGACTTCTTCCGAGACCCTACAGAGTCCCTATCAGCATTTGCCCAGGGTCCAGAGGATGCCCCGGGGCCTCTAGACAGGGCTCATGTTGGCTCGGGCTTTGACCCTGAAGAGCCAGGCCTACCCACTGGTGAAGAGGTGGAAGCCCTTGGTCAGGCAATGCTCCAGAGGAGTGTCTCCCAGGGCTCCAACCACTCCCTCAAACTGGATGAACCCAGGTTTGATGGGCTCCCTCTGGGGACAAAATCACTAGATCTCCAGGACACAGGGGAGAGGGCTGAGGATAAGGCCCGTAACGAGCCCTACTCCCAGGCTGTTGTGACAAGCAATAGGGCTACACCTCCTGCTGATGGACTCCACAAACAAGAGAAGCTGCCTCTGCCTGCCCCAAGTAAGCAGAAAGCTGAGCTGCGTTGGGGTGGGAGATCTGGGGCTGGACGTAGGGAAGGACCAGGGGGTGAGAGACCTGTTAGGAGGTCTGGGCCAATAAAGAAACCTGTTCTGAGGGacatgaaagaggagagggagcagagggaggagagagagaagcgccatgagagaggagaaagaggagagaggccCAAAAAGGATCTGGCAACAAAAGCtccctctgcagctgctgctgtgtctgagGGCTCCAGGTCCcagagtgagggaaagagagaagttAATGAGGTTGAGGAAACACCATCAGGCCCTCAGAGAGCCAGAGACTCCCAGCCTTCTTCTGGGGCTcccacctcttcctctcagGAGGAGAAACCAGACAAACCACCCAGCAATGACAAACATCCAGAACCTAAACTGCCCTCCCGGAAAGAGTCCAACCTCCCTCCACGTGCCTATCgacgagaggagagggagagagaacgtgagagggagagagaaatggaaagggagagagagagagactggccTGCTGACTCGAGTTTCAAAGGACGTGGTCGAGGGGAGTATTACTCCCGTGGAAGGAGCTACAGAGGTACCTACAGTGGGCGGGGCAGGGGCAGTCGGGGCCGAAGCAGGGGGGAGTACCCTTACCGGGAGCCTCGATCGCGCTCTGATCTACCTGCTGCTGGAAGTGCTGCTGCATTCCGCAACAGGGAGGAAAGTGAGACACGCAGTGAGAGCTCTGACTTTGAGGTAATGCCCAAACGCCGGCGACGCCGTGGTTCTGATACAGATTCTGAAAGTGAAGGTGGAAGGGAGTCTGCCAGTGATACTGGGCCCTCAGACCGTGAGCCTAGCACCAAACCTAACCGACCACTCAGACGAGAGCTTCCAGGGGAGGCCCGGTCTGGCCCACACAAGCCTGGCTTTGGACCTCCTCACATGGGAGAGAAAGTTGGATCTAGAGGGGATGATGAAAGCAGGCCCAAGCCAGGGTTCCTTCCTAAAGGGGAGCCTTCTCGGCGAGGCAGGGGAGGGTTGTACAGTAGACGAGGAGGAGCAAGGGAGCGCGGAGGCCCCCGCTCAGCCCCACTTAGACGGCCAGCAACCCGAGAGTCCTCTTCTCAGTGGCCCTCTAAACCTATGGAGACATTCAGGCCCGAGGACACTGAGTCCACATCTTCAAGATACGACAATCCTCCCACTGACCGACGCCCCCCAAAATATGAGGGCAAGAAGTTTGGGGAGGGAGCTCCTCAAAGTAGTAGAGAAAGGCCTCGTCGGCCCAGACCAGCAAGGCCCCCCAGGCAAGACAAACCTCCCCGCTTTCGACGGTTGAAGGAGCGGGAGGCTGCAGTGTTGGCTGGTGGAGAAACAGTTCCTAGTCCCCCTGCCCCTCTACCCCCagtacctgctgctgctgctcctgctgtccCTGGCTCTGCCCCTGCacccatctccctctccccaaCCCTGTCTAGAGCTCCAGGAACCCCCATCACCGTGCCTGCAGAAGTGGGGGCCACTGTGCCTGCCCCCGACCTGCCCTCACCTATAGAAGCACCCTTGCCTGAGACTAGCACTCCCACCATCACGGCCATTGGTACCAAGTCCCCTGACCTGTCCAACCAGAACTCTTCAGACCAAGCCAATGAGGAGTGGGAAACTGCTTCTGAGAGCAGCGATTTCAATGAGCGGAGGGAacgggaagagaggaggggagcacTGGAGGCTGCTAATGCTGCAGCTGCCTCATCCCCTCCTGCACCTGCACCCCCACAGGGCTCTGTGACGCCCAGTAAAACTCCTCCCGAGGCAGGGATGACCCCAAAACGTGAAGGAGCTCCGTCAGCAAAGAGGAGTTTCTCCAGCCAGAGGCCGACAGAGAGGCAGAACCGTAGAGGAAACAGTGGAGCCAAACCAGGCCGCAGCTACACAGGGGGCAAgggggagagaaggggaggggccaAAGCTGGCCGCAGAGGGTGAGTTTGAAACAAATAGGCTTTTGTCTGTTCTGAAGCATTTACTTTGTCTGCTTACACCAGCACTTGCACAATGAAGTTGACTCATTGAACTCAGTATGTCAGAATAACCCTGCAGgccttttttctcccccagTAAGCCTACTTTTGATTAGTGCTAAGACTTTTACTGGCAGTTTACTCGTTGGGCTGAAGAGCACTCATGCAGTTTCCTGGTAGTGTTTTCCTGTAAATTCTGTTGGTTGTGCCTGGCCAGATTGTCCTTGGTTGTTGATAGATTCTTCACTTGAAGGTCAATTGCTGTCTTCTGTCTTCATGCTGTAATTGGCCATCAAAGTGTTTGGTGCAGAGATAAATATAGAGTCAACAGGGGTATATTTAGACTGTTAACCTCTGTGTTCTTTCTGCTGGAGAAGAGAATGACAACATGTTCTCTCTGTCTAATGTCTCAACTcaagagatgtttttttgctCATCTTTTTTATATGTTGCAGTGAAATGTCAATTTttcaggcaaaaacacaaatcagagTTAATGTCATCAGAAATGTTCTCTTCAGGTTTTGATACTTAAATTTGTTGCAACCGCTCCAGTGGCTCTAGTCTCATCCTCCTCTGTAGGCTGAGGGAGTGTGACTCTAACACCACGTAATGGTGACATGAGAGTCTTACATGTCAAATTCCATGCCAGATACAAAGAACAAGCCATGGATTATGAACATAAAGGTCTCTTTCTCCTGCCAAGCTTCCTCACCTGCCCCCTTTTCACTAAATGTAATTAGTATGATAATAAGGATGTTCATGATAAGGAGGGAATTGAGAAACTTTGCATAATGGTAGCATTGGTATTTCAGACCAGCAAATGTCTCACACTTGCCACTAAGAAAAGTTGTTATTCCCCTTTTCCCTTTCATTCACACTGTCACAACACACGCATTGCTCTGCTGCATGAATGTGAGGCAAGCTGAAgtttaaaaacagcaaacatttgTTAGGCTGTTAACCAACATTTTCTTGTATGGAGAAAATGTCAAGCAAAACaccattaggaaaaaaaaaatttgggtgtaatgttttttttccttatttgcaCAGGGGTGTAGGCCTGTTTCATGGACTGTGATtttcaaacaaatgttttttggagATTGTCACAATTTGTAAACATTAAGTCACTGACTTACTCAAATTAGTGTCAACTTGTTCAAATGACATATGGAGGTATTTCAAGTTATCACTGTAAGGTGCTCTTATCCAAAATAAcaacagtggtggtggtggtggtggtgatgatgatact contains the following coding sequences:
- the prrc2c gene encoding LOW QUALITY PROTEIN: protein PRRC2C (The sequence of the model RefSeq protein was modified relative to this genomic sequence to represent the inferred CDS: inserted 1 base in 1 codon), translating into MSEKSGQSTKAKDGKTKYATLSLFNTYKGKSLETQKTAVAARHGLQSLGKVAVSRRMPPPANLPSLKAENKGNDPNVNIVPKDGSGWASRSETGEERQQETPPPQKPASLQSQELSIGGGRSWANSKQAQLDGAPRVSSHFHQEFPSLQAAGEGEKGDGQEEEPYGPGPSLRPQNVGSWREGGGRNLNAAPSPPEMDSRAPEEGNTGLGTSSPPGEADEPSRTLISDGQREKRDNRERLPPSGPSQPKLNGGQQSPAGVPSHFHAPFRSMMPPYMFHAYPRMSFGPGQGNFRYPVAQDGAKGPRSGRPQQGPPQSWLQDPDRPSIISATELKELDNLDTDADEGWAGAQMEVDYTEKLNFSDDEENQAAKEKGDNWEWMGKVERMRSRTSDSQEGWKEGSEDRGSTKSSWADSVDPRAPSPGSMGQYNKSGAPQDYQAGGRTVGGGAARGTKPLATAPPGADEDSEAWRQKRKKPSELSEAVERARRRREEEERRMEEQRLAACAEKLKRLNEKHRPATESKPPETTNEEAGAVHEETPPLSAPAPASSPTASVPISQPQAPIMQAPLPDRERERVERDRERIERERERVEPSAEEEGHFVPRQPSPPVQRPVAVAPEPQREGEGSLGEVGPLVEESQADRTTMPVRDYFNIDDNRVDEPHLALTRMDPPSGEEVPVGPPELEGEAGAAMRPALTSGYSKQFQKSLPPRFLRQQEQMKQQQWQQQQQQQQSGGSVSPSGGGGVPASQQQQQQHRSMYQPMGPHHQHLASMGFDPRWLMMQSYMDPRMMSGRPPMDMPPNMHPGRMPPKQIVRREPGDNSSSSSDSFDHLTRPIRDHGLPSESRMVWGSDPYTQSEPLPSVTPPKGRDDNKEPRLDSGLDLDRGLQAVYPQDHSALDSRKSDFFRDPTESLSAFAQGPEDAPGPLDRAHVGSGFDPEEPGLPTGEEVEALGQAMLQRSVSQGSNHSLKLDEPRFDGLPLGTKSLDLQDTGERAEDKARNEPYSQAVVTSNRATPPADGLHKQEKLPLPAPSKQKAELRWGGRSGAGRREGPGGERPVRRSGPIKKPVLRDMKEEREQREEREKRHERGERGERPKKDLATKAPSAAAAVSEGSRSQSEGKREVNEVEETPSGPQRARDSQPSSGAPTSSSQEEKPDKPPSNDKHPEPKLPSRKESNLPPRAYRREEREREREREREMERERERDWPADSSFKGRGRGEYYSRGRSYRGTYSGRGRGSRGRSRGEYPYREPRSRSDLPAAGSAAAFRNREESETRSESSDFEVMPKRRRRRGSDTDSESEGGRESASDTGPSDREPSTKPNRPLRRELPGEARSGPHKPGFGPPHMGEKVGSRGDDESRPKPGFLPKGEPSRRGRGGLYSRRGGARERGGPRSAPLRRPATRESSSQWPSKPMETFRPEDTESTSSRYDNPPTDRRPPKYEGKKFGEGAPQSSRERPRRPRPARPPRQDKPPRFRRLKEREAAVLAGGETVPSPPAPLPPVPAAAAPAVPGSAPAPISLSPTLSRAPGTPITVPAEVGATVPAPDLPSPIEAPLPETSTPTITAIGTKSPDLSNQNSSDQANEEWETASESSDFNERREREERRGALEAANAAAASSPPAPAPPQGSVTPSKTPPEAGMTPKREGAPSAKRSFSSQRPTERQNRRGNSGAKPGRSYTGGKGERRGGAKAGRRGPAAQQNSEATIAAAGGASQRPAKEQLARRKDEAKQAAKKPKENALSQFDLNNYASVVIIDDHPEVTTTEDPQSSTNDDGFTEVVSRKQQKRLQDEEKRKKEEQTTQNWGKKGSGEKGRGGGGKLPPRFAKKQSSQQQQQQQQQQQQQQQQQQQQQASQPQPPAAPAPQPQPQPPISAPQHPHPAPSQPAASPQTLEGAVAPMSSIPPATVDFTSKSLPPAPTQTHSTLGTELWENKVAGSTVLPDVKKLGPISPPQPPSVSAWNKPLTSFTGTVTSEGVKPGTEGSVELGIDSIQFGAPSSAGSTDSDGVPALLETGPDNKLPAPKEQRQKQPRAGPIKTQKLPEMEPVETKEYKPGPIGKERSLKNRKAKDARGGEGEGMEGGVPGGGVSRATDSSPPTSDATVPELGGDIEGMITVPSAEYTSNSKESVTDYTTPSSSLADSVPTGGSKMEESLVANVALPHSLPLPRRETLQQSSSLSTVSPATVDLTLKMESARKAWENSPSLVEKNSPVTSSSSPITSCASSYSSFSSASMPQIPVASVTPSTSLSGSGTYTTSSLSTKTTTASDPPNICKVKPQQLQGGSLSSSSSSSSSSSFSQLGCVPPLLPQQQQTPQVYVSQSAAGSAAQIPAFYMDTSHLFSTPHPRLAPPSLAQQQGFQPGLSQPTAVQQIPIPIYAPLQGQPQHQHTHQAQLGLSTGPPVSQPQDLFSSSLQPYRSQQAFMQSSLSQPSMMLSGPSLHSYPGVQAPELGKPQSNLAYQQPSSTQHIPILFEPQLNQPSGMGGSQLIDTHLLQARQGMNQHSNMYSGQVQQHGQSSYYSNTQSPSSAMQQVTVPLPGSQLSLPNFGSGGGQPLLALPPTPPQAQPPSINRQPPVSQPYRGIMGPNHNMMQPPTSKMDMDLKLFSSGMDVKPGTPPVSARSTTPTSSPYRASSTXPSSQSSKMNSMLYQKQFQPSSAGMRMTQHFPGQFNPQILSQPNIVSPLVRPPHANSFAGGVQRSPMGPPMSPNVGGGLMPHPRPQHPQHSQHPPRGPPGPSLAPRGTQAALKAEQDLKAKQRAEVLQSTHKFFSEQQQQQQQQQQLKAPQVSKSSRLDQSGKPPLDTLAPNHQSGGDRPESDKPPLSTGKPIRTGPIKPQAIKPEEGK